The genomic region GCGTGTCTGGTGGCGGAGATATCAACGCTGAACCCTTCTTTTGCTGTGATAAGTTGTTTCTTTAGTGGTAGAGGGGACATGACTGACCAGCCTTTTGAGGCAACCAGATTGCAGCATTTTCGAGATAGGAAAGAATCAATGGCATTCACGTGtctttggtggtggtggtgagatatacaaatgtacggTAAAATCCATTCTGGGAGGTCAATGATCAGGCCTATGGCTTGCATGCAAGTCATCAATAGGCGTGATTTTGTTCCCCCAGGTTTTTAAGTATATGAGCTACATTTCTGGGGCTAGTATTCGTTTAAGACTTTGACATTCACAGAAGTTAAAATTGGATGGTGTACGTGCTGGGGTTGGACGGGACGCAGTAATTGCAGTTTGGGTGTGATAATGTTAATTTCAGAGTGATTGGGGGAGGGTACACGCGAACTGCATTCATATTGAAGCTTTTCGAGATGTTCAAGTGACAATTAAGAATTTGGTAATAGCCGGTTCAATTGTGAAGAGACAGACATCGCCCTGTTAACAATTCGTCTGATGTTTGGCAAGTGACAAACTAGATTTTCATCCAAGGACGGTATTTGATGATCAGAGGTGTATGTGAAACCAAGTACATGCAGTGTCCTTATTGAGAAGTTTCCTGAtaagggaggtcaaattgaatagaaacaaccaacttgggatcaaaactagtgtccttaatggagaggtggttgagtccactaagggaggttccgctgtaACAACATAATACATGCATTTTTTAGTTCAATTATAGTCTCGGGCCTAGTTCTCGCAAACTAATCCTTGAGCATTTACTTAGCCGCACACTGCATGAATTGTCTGTATGTTTCATTATGGCCGCTTTGACAGAATCCGAGATAAGATCTACTTGGCCCATAGCCCAACACTTCCTTAACTTCAACTCATTCACCCAGTTTGCAAAATATCGATTTCTGACTGCCCTGTGTACGCTGAGGCCTGTGCAAAACGTCAAAGCAGTCGATTAGAACTAAATAAAAAAATCtatcaatgtaggcctacacgttGCTTGGTATCATAATTCATTCAAATGTTTGCAGATGCTGATATTATACATTACTCGTAAAATCGATTTGCAGGCATTAATCATAGCGTATCAGTAAAAATGCCGCGTCTCTCCTTTGATTATGGAATACCCAAACCACTACCAGGAAAGGCTGTCTTTGTTAAATAACATTAACGTTATCGTTTACACTATTTTTCATCATTGTATTAAACACATCCGATATCGTTATTGGATTATTAGCTATCATGACGTCACATGTACGTCATGACGTCAACTGTATGTCATAGGTACGTCATATACCATTTCTAATAGACTTAAAATTCCTATCCACTTGTTATTTTTTTATGGGGTATAAAATCAATGGTTTCAGAGATATGTGGCATTTTAGGTCAAAATTAGCGACCATATTGGATTATGCTAATTAGCCATTTTCACCGTTTCTGATTTTGCTAATTTTGGACGATAATGTTTAGTAGGGTTCATACAACAATTTCCGGCAAAGAAACCttctgttgcaatttgttcCAGGTACACTCCTATATTTTATACTGGACTAAACGTTTTCTTTCGGGGCACTGATCAGGCTCATTTCCACTTTTTGAAATGGCTTACAACTCATTGACTGGATTTGTGTGTTCTATTGTCTTTGTTTTATCATAATGAAATATTTCCTCACAATTGTCTTAATAGTTAACTGTGGCCGGCTCGACGACTACCACCAATAAAAAATCGAAACCGGGTACTGAACtgattttataaaatgttcGGACGAGACACAATAAGTTAATGTTGCCTGGCTAAGTCATATGTTGAATTACTTTCAAGCTTCCATTGCTCTAAGTGGTAAGGTCGCGCTCAACAGTTTTCTCGAAAGTGCGTGACTTCAGGATGTTCTCTCAATTGCGAATGACACCCATTTCAAAATGCGCAGTGTTGTTGTACACCACTGGAAAGGCCGTGATCTCCTCTTTCTGCACGAACTCATCTCATTTATTTAATGAACACTAGTCAGTAATTTAGCGCAAAATTAGCTCCGAGCACTTGAGGTTACCCCAAACTAAACATTTTAAACTAGATCCCCAAATAACCAAAAAccgcgatttaaaaaaaaatattaaagGTAAATCCAAAAAATACCAGTTTTCACGTGAAAAATGCGAAAAAAAGTAGTTTAGTCTgctcattttcgaaatattttgatttttgtccaaaacaggaaaaacacacaaaactaaACAGTGCAACAGCTGATCACCCGGCCGACACACACCCTCCAATCCAATGAACGCCGACGCCGCCATCATGGCGATAATGTTTTCATTCTTTATACAGTGCACCTGGTTTCAGAAGTATTAATTAATATTATTTGTGACACTCCCCAACGGTTACATTGAATTGAACATGCACTCGCCATCAGTACCACATTGTATTATATTCGAGGAAGTATATAAACTACAAGCATGCAACATAAACTTCTGAAATGTACTAAGCAGAGGAACATATGGTGCTATTCCGACATCAATAGATATATACTATAATGGCCATAACCGCCAAGAAATAAAATCGACATTTAGTTCACTATTATATCGTTTGATATTATATTTTGTTTAAGAGTAATATAGTCCTGGACACAGCTGCGGCAGTATATTGTTTGCCCCTATATCGGGTGGACCAAAAGTTGACCACAAGAAGCGCTCAATAACTCAAAAGATATTCACAGTATTTAATTAGTCTCCGGCTTTGAGCTGGAGACTTATGTATTAGGGTATTTTTCTCTCAATTCCAGCACACGCTCGTCGGCCCCACCTCGGCATTGTATCGGGATACATGGTTGGTCATGTATCAGTGTATTGTACTGTGTCCACTACATGCAGTATCGCTTGGCCGCTCCGTCATTCGAACAAAAACTCGCCCAaagtaatagcattccgcgaagttactatttatagctcacaaggtcatttgcatcagatattgatgacgttttagtcacatgacagtcggacgttgacacttatttctacgcatttgagcttatttcaaagtcaattatctttgaccctgcattatttttagcatgaatgataacatagagtcagagagagaaatattcagaacaattatgtagtatttccaacactcggacatgtgccatattgaatttaactgccctagttagaaagcctgaatccattgcgaaaccgcatgtttgtccgacattgcctgtaattcagcgatggggaaatagagggcagcagctgcagtgacctcatcatcgcggaatgctattctatTTGGCTCATCGACCCATGAACAGCCAAAATTGGTATTGGTTACTCTTCTTTTGTGAGTTATTTTCCAAATAAAGCTTTTGTGCTGTTTATTTTGGGAAATACTTTTCAGTTCTTAGCTTGTGCTGTTTATTTTGGGAAATACTTTGCAATTCTTAATTAGGGGAGAAAATTATGTTAATGAGTCGAGTACCAAGATCtgctaaatgaaatgaaaagacagAGTGTCGGGCGCTGGTGAATATTTCGAGAAACTTCCAAGAAATTGTGAGTGCTTCAAAACATTAAAGAgagactacaggcaggagcagTGTATTGTATCTCCGGCGCcacttatttcatttcatattacTCTAATTCTCCGATCTTCAAACGGAACTACACCCCGGCCGCCACACCATATCTACCCCTGTACCACTTATCCACCACTTCCCTCATCCACAAACAACAAGCCCCATCCAAACCCTCTGCACAAACTAAAGCCGGAGACCCCAGAGTCTGGCatgactcaactgacaattcttgTTGAAATTTAGCTTCTCAACAAGTAATCCCTTTGAAACATCAACTCAAAATACTTGAAAAATACAGGTTTGTGGCATAAGGTAAGTCTCtgtcaactccaatagtcaatAGTCTCCAATAATCTCCAATAGTCTCCAACTTTTTCTTTTAATTACTTAGGATAAAGTTGTAGGACTAAACTGACAATGGTCACTAACAAAAGAAAATGTACTCACAATTTCTTGGAATATTGTCTGGTTACACCAGTTCTTTATTTAGAACATACGCGTCCTGTAGACACACTCACGGGTGCGTGACCGATTATAGTcgaatcagagtctttcaatatatgtATTTGTTAAAGATTCTAGCCTGGTCAAATTATTGtcgaaataaaaataaactgAACACATGAAtcggctttttggctcaccgtagggtgcctatacaacaccgctgtgccCGTCGTCCAACGTCGTGTGTATCCTGTTTCCAATCTTAACCGcaagagctatgaacttgaaacttcatACACATGACGCCCCaagtcaggtgacctctgacaatgaatttcagtccaatctgattcttgacttggccaccagggggccagaagtggaaaccttaaaagtgatgagtgactcgttttcaataacatatttatggtaggttctcttagcaaggatacatttcacaTCGTACGAGTTTTTGAttcaacctacttttcaaggtcacagaggtcgaatagcgtaaattgtccgtttgagtgtaactatggcacgtttcttaaccgctcaagccatgaccttgaaatttggtacacatgactccctaggtcatgTAACCTGTGACACCGAATTTCTGTCAAATCTTATTCTTCACTTGGTCACCAGGTtaccagaagtggaaacctgtAACGTGTAATATCTCTTccatgagtgactcgtttttgataacaaatttatggtaggttctcccagcaaggatacatcacaattcctacgggtttttgatttgacatacttttcaaggtcacagaggtcaagtggcGTAAATTGCCCGtttgaatgtaactatggcatgtttcttaaccgctaaagctatgaacttgaaatttggtacacatgactccctaaatcagataacctcggacaccgatcTGATTCACGacatggccaccaggaggccaaaactaaaaaggtaaaaagtgcaatatctcgttattagtgacttgttttcggtgATATGTTATATAtaagtactccaagcaacgatacatcacaggtcataccgactttggtttgacctatatactatgcatgaagaatgtttcttaaccaggataaaTTCCTgtccaccaaatatctagacggtttgcacaatggccctggccgtttcattattacTAATACTAAGACTTCTGAAGAGGGTTTTTCCGCAAACACAAAAATGCACCCCCCGAAAGGTTTCTACGAGAAATGGCGCATGATGGTTTTTGAGTTTGTGAACACGGTGGGCAAAGGTAATGGGTTACCCGTGTCACACAATGGAAACAAGGCTCTCCCATTACAGTTTTGGAGGGCTACACTGGGATAAAAATAAATGCAgaccttacgcccctcaaaatgaactaatctgttgtattttttattttgtgtcgtcatttccacTACACTCCACTCCTGTCTTTCTTTCAACCTGTTACTGAGGATGAAATTAGAAGGGTGATCATGAAGTCGCCAACAAAATCTTGTGCACTTGATCCTCTTCCCATCTTCTTAAAGAGGATGCGATTGCTGAAGCAATTTCTCCTGCAATCTGTAAGCTTGTAAACTCGTCAATTTTATCTGGTTCAGTTCCGGATTGTCTCAAATCAGCCAATGTCACGCCACTTCTGAAGAAACCTAGTCTACAAAGGGAGGACCTTAAAAACTACCGGCCTGTTTCCAACCTAAGCTTCATCTCCAAAATTTTGGAAAGGGTAGTTGACCACCAGTTACGTGACCACATGTGCGAAAACGAGCTTTTCGAATGCATGCAGGCGGCATGCCGGGCCAACCATAGTACCGAAACAGCCTTGGTCAAGGTTATGAATGACATCCTCTTGGCACTAGACAAAAAGCAAATGGTTGGTCTGGTATTGCTTGATTTATCTGCAGCATTTGATACTGTCAATCATTTGGTCCTCCTTGATCGTCTACGTGACAGGATCGGTCTGAATGGTACCGCTTTGGAGTGGTTTAGGTCCTACCTGACAAACCGGTCACAGATGGTTATAGTTAAAGGAGAGTCATATTTAGCTTTCAAGCTAGAGACAGGCGTTCCCCAAGGATCAGTCTTGGGCCCATTGCTTTTCAGCATTTACATGGCTCCACTGGGTGATCTGATTCGACGTCAAAGTATAAAGGTTCATTTCTTTGCTGATGATACTCAACTCTACATATGTTTTGAGCAGACCGATTCAGTACAGTCAATCGGCAAACTTGAAGCCTGTATTGCGGAAGTTCGCCAATGGATGGCACAAAATTTCCTCAAGCTAAATGACGACAAATCAGAGTTTCTTCTGATTTGTTCGAAGCATCAAAGGAGAAATTTTGCTGGCCATCCAACATCTGTCAAGATTGGTGACCAAAACATTGCTGCAGTCTCTTTGGCTAGAAATATAGGCGCGTTGTTTGACGAACATGTCTCAATGAACCACCATATACGATCTATCTGCAGGTCCAGTTATTATCACCTGCACAACATTTGTCTGATCAGAAAGTTTCTGACTCCTGATGCAACTGCTACGCTTGTAAATGCATTCGTGACATCCAAATTAGATGGGCTGAATGCACTGCTGATTGGTCTACCTCAACAGAGTGTTGCTTCATTGCAAAGGGTCCAGAATTGTGCAGCGAGGATGGTGACTGGAGTTGCAAGATCAGATCATATTTCTCCCATTCTCCGTGACATCCACTGGTTGCCCGTAGCCAGCAGAATTAAATTTAAAGTTCTGTTGCTAACATTTAAATGCATAAATAGTGTTGCGCCAGTTTATTTGCAAGATCTTCTAACAATGTACAACCCGTCCCGATCATTGCGTTCTTCGGACAGACTGCTGCTGGTGCAACCACGCAGCAGGATGGCTTCCTCTGGAGACAGGGCTTTTGCTTGTGTTGCGCCGCGCCTGTGGAACGGGCTACCACAGGAAATTCGTGCGTGtccttgtcttcaagagaaaGCTGAAAACGTTCCCTGTCTCTTACTAGGCAGCAGTCTGTCAAAATAGCCAGCagcttatatttttttgattggtTTCTCTGGTGTCTTTGATCACGTTTTTTTGTGGATATATGCACCTTAAATCCCAAATgatggattgattgattgaggtaagcacgtatttcaCTTATACATAGATAAACCGGTACATTTAGCCACCGTTGCGAATATCTTGAGACGCTTTTCCATTTCCCTGAGAATagctctacggggtgcatatttgtgttggctaaTCATAACCCTAAACGACGATCCAGGAGCACAAACACCTTTATTTTCAAGAGTGTCCCTTCTGTAAAGTTCAATATGGTAACTCATTGAGTTGCATGtcaatattatcaaaaatatccGAATTTTTTTACGATCTCTCTATACTATGTTAATATTGGGGTATATTTCATTATCTGGTATAATCGTTGGGATATTCAACGTTTAATAGCGAATCGTTTTTCGTTGGCCGTCCGATATTGTTTGCCCAAGTCTCAATTCATCTGAAGCAATGTCTTGATTTGGAATAACACGGATATTGTCTGTTATGACTTTTGATCATCCACTTGCCCGGTTTTCCCGATAGTGGCGCCACATGACTGTCtaatcgtgaaaaatatgacaagtccAACAGTGGTTGTAGTATGTACCAGGCCTTATATCCATGAGTTATATGAAAcaattatttaaataaaaaagattTATTTTGGCATAGTAAAGACTACACTTCACAAAACATATCTAACTGTTATACCCGTTGTATGGATTTTATTACGTCTTTGAAGAACGCACATAATAAAAATCCTTACAACGGGGATAAAAAGTTGGATATGTTTCTTTATGCCAAAATGAATCTTTTTTATTTAATTATATTTTTCATATAACTCATGGATAAGGCTCGGTACATACTGCAATGACTGTTGGATTAGTCATATTTCACGGTGAGATGGTGGCGCCACTATCGGGAAAATCTGGCAAGTGGATGCTTAAAGGTCATCACCATTGCGTTGTCCTAACTGAAGAATTCTAGCTTTGAGAGCAAAAGTAATGCCAATGTGATATGGGCATTTTTGGCTATCCCAAATATTATTTCGGACTCAAGAACTCGCAGCGCCATATATGGATAGAGCATAAAAAGTGCATAATTAGTGCTCTTCCTATGCCCTAAGACCTTGAAATACAGTAACAGCCCGCAGTTCTTATGATAGATGGTGACACTGTAAATTTTTTTGTTTAATTGTTATTTGCTTGTAAGCTATTTAGTGTGTTATAGGCCCTTCAATTATAATTTGATTCCATGGGGTGTGCGCTAACAACCTCAACCGACTCACTTTGATATTTCATCGATCAGCCAATCAAGTggtctttctttttttcaggatttCCGCTATCAATCAAACCTCGTCCTGCTGCAGCCCAGAGAATGATGACGTCAGAGGCATGTCAGAGACAATAGCGGCCGCCAAGATCGACCGAGGAACGCAGTACGAGGATATAACTCTGTCAAGCGATATCCTAAACAACCATATTTCACAAATAGAAGATAAGGATACAAGGATAGTGTCAAACCAAGAAGGAACTATAGGTGACGCTGATGCTGATAAAAGCACGCAGTGTGAGGATATTTCGGTCAGTTTACCCTGCTCCTTTGTTCTCGATACAATCGAGGAAGAAACAGTTACAACAGATAGCATTTCGATCTGTAGTTCTGAAGACCCGGAAGACGCCGAATTCCGCAGACAGGAACAGATTTGCCTAAGTTTGTGCGCAGAACCAGAACAGGAAGGCGAACACGACATTGAAAAGTTCCATGTTCCAACTGTAGATTGTCAAAACAAAGAGCGTATTGTCCTTGCACCTGCTTTTGAAAACAATAATAATACTGAAGAACTCTTTTTTATAAATAGACCTAAAAATGAAGCCGAGTGTGAAGATCGTCACCTTGACTCTGACGTTTTTGGACATGAAGATGACGGTTGCATAATTGACAAACTTGATCCAATTGAAGAACTGTCCGAGGTCGATTCGTTGGAATCATTTTCAACGCACGAGAGCGATTTATCACGACACGCAGATCGTTCACGTGATTCAGGAAAAGTAGTATTGGAGGAGTGCGCTGAGGACTTATGTGGAACATCGCGTAATTCACAAACACGTGACTTGTCTACTGGTGTGCCTTCAGAATTGGCAAACAAAGAACTTGCCTCAGCGAGCATTGTTGAATACTCGCTCGATAGTTACCAAAAAGAAACCGGAGTTATAACTGAAATATCGTTTGAAAAAGGTCCTATAGACGAGACGCATCTCTGTGTTGAAAACGAATCACGATCTCTTAGCTCGGTAAATAGTTGTTGTTTGGACGAGACGGAAATTTCACTTAACACCCTCCCCTTTAACTCTAGCGAGAGTCTCACACACGACACCCTCCCCTTACACTCTAGTGAAAGTCTCACAATGGAATGTGAAGATAATGTTATGTCACCTAGCGAAGCCAGGTTGCCACCAGAGGGTGCAAAAACGGAACCTGAAATGAATGATGCAGATGCAGATGATACCCATTCGGTGGATTCGCTTGAAATGATAGAAACAGAGAAGCCTCCCTGGAAGGTGATCGATGAAACATCGCAAGTATCTCCCTCTGTGCACGAAGTCAATGTTGCTGAGAGAGACGATAAAAATGAATGTGTCAGCCAGTCAAGTTCGAGCGTTGCCGACAGCCTCGATTCCGATCAGGTTTTACTGAACGGCTCACGTCGATCGTTGTCGAGCACAAGTGACGACGGTGGAATCACGCCGATTAAAAAAGAATCCAAGCTCCCGATTTTTATCGACAAACATCCAAAATTTAAAGGTTCAAATATTCCGAAACCAAGGACAATTCGGCCACAGCCTGCCCAAATAAGCCCCCAAAGTTTGGATTCCAATAAAGAAACATCATATATAAGTGCTGGTGCATGTACGACCAACATAACTAACGAACATTTGAATCATGACGTCACTCATAATGAGAAGCCAAAATCACGTGCACCATCTGCCTCACCAAAACAACGAAGAAAAAGCTTAACCGGAGGTGATGTGATAAAAGAAACGGCGACGAAAGCGAATCTTCGGACGCGCCAACATACAAACGATCTGGGGGACATGCGACCCACCAAAGAGCCCTCTATTGAGCCACGTGAGACCCTGGCAAGCAGAAAACGAATCGCAGCAATCCAGAACATCAATCACTTGGAGCAAAAGGAGACGTCTGATGACTATTTGACGCCATTTCAACGCAAGGAACAGACGATTAAGGAGCTGAAACACG from Lineus longissimus chromosome 19, tnLinLong1.2, whole genome shotgun sequence harbors:
- the LOC135502914 gene encoding uncharacterized protein LOC135502914 isoform X1; the protein is MYVMTSTVCHRISAINQTSSCCSPENDDVRGMSETIAAAKIDRGTQYEDITLSSDILNNHISQIEDKDTRIVSNQEGTIGDADADKSTQCEDISVSLPCSFVLDTIEEETVTTDSISICSSEDPEDAEFRRQEQICLSLCAEPEQEGEHDIEKFHVPTVDCQNKERIVLAPAFENNNNTEELFFINRPKNEAECEDRHLDSDVFGHEDDGCIIDKLDPIEELSEVDSLESFSTHESDLSRHADRSRDSGKVVLEECAEDLCGTSRNSQTRDLSTGVPSELANKELASASIVEYSLDSYQKETGVITEISFEKGPIDETHLCVENESRSLSSVNSCCLDETEISLNTLPFNSSESLTHDTLPLHSSESLTMECEDNVMSPSEARLPPEGAKTEPEMNDADADDTHSVDSLEMIETEKPPWKVIDETSQVSPSVHEVNVAERDDKNECVSQSSSSVADSLDSDQVLLNGSRRSLSSTSDDGGITPIKKESKLPIFIDKHPKFKGSNIPKPRTIRPQPAQISPQSLDSNKETSYISAGACTTNITNEHLNHDVTHNEKPKSRAPSASPKQRRKSLTGGDVIKETATKANLRTRQHTNDLGDMRPTKEPSIEPRETLASRKRIAAIQNINHLEQKETSDDYLTPFQRKEQTIKELKHELKEIQKELAERDIQLQLFDVEKERDLGLLTKEKDDIIDALTKKYERLLESFNELQTSHEDVLRLANDLELKVHSLKEEMTQREARHQEMYLEMYNKGMNSAKFERLDELEKIAKDEPDKVTVKELLEKLKITEAELGYWQSLKRRDIYAESEKPETEAAATLRFLKDSMFHYVTDPKESESHFRAMIQIFGYTPVQMKSIEKIMSGDKKPKKTFTKAKSVERKNSK
- the LOC135502914 gene encoding uncharacterized protein LOC135502914 isoform X2; this translates as MSETIAAAKIDRGTQYEDITLSSDILNNHISQIEDKDTRIVSNQEGTIGDADADKSTQCEDISVSLPCSFVLDTIEEETVTTDSISICSSEDPEDAEFRRQEQICLSLCAEPEQEGEHDIEKFHVPTVDCQNKERIVLAPAFENNNNTEELFFINRPKNEAECEDRHLDSDVFGHEDDGCIIDKLDPIEELSEVDSLESFSTHESDLSRHADRSRDSGKVVLEECAEDLCGTSRNSQTRDLSTGVPSELANKELASASIVEYSLDSYQKETGVITEISFEKGPIDETHLCVENESRSLSSVNSCCLDETEISLNTLPFNSSESLTHDTLPLHSSESLTMECEDNVMSPSEARLPPEGAKTEPEMNDADADDTHSVDSLEMIETEKPPWKVIDETSQVSPSVHEVNVAERDDKNECVSQSSSSVADSLDSDQVLLNGSRRSLSSTSDDGGITPIKKESKLPIFIDKHPKFKGSNIPKPRTIRPQPAQISPQSLDSNKETSYISAGACTTNITNEHLNHDVTHNEKPKSRAPSASPKQRRKSLTGGDVIKETATKANLRTRQHTNDLGDMRPTKEPSIEPRETLASRKRIAAIQNINHLEQKETSDDYLTPFQRKEQTIKELKHELKEIQKELAERDIQLQLFDVEKERDLGLLTKEKDDIIDALTKKYERLLESFNELQTSHEDVLRLANDLELKVHSLKEEMTQREARHQEMYLEMYNKGMNSAKFERLDELEKIAKDEPDKVTVKELLEKLKITEAELGYWQSLKRRDIYAESEKPETEAAATLRFLKDSMFHYVTDPKESESHFRAMIQIFGYTPVQMKSIEKIMSGDKKPKKTFTKAKSVERKNSK